The genomic stretch TGCGGCGCTTTGCGCGAAGAATCGCGCCAATAATAAGCGCCGTCCCCATAAACCTCGTCAAAATGGTCCAGCTTCCGCGCAACCAGCATATTCATCGCCGCCTGGCTCCAGCCCGCATGCACAATCAGCGCATCCAGACCGTCGCCGATTTCCACAAAATAAGGGCGAATGCTGCGCACAGGCCCGATAATCTTTGGCGCCTGGCTTTGATAGACAGCGACAAATCGCGTAATGTCGCCCTCGGCCAAAATTTCATAGACGATATCCGCTTGCGTAAGGCCCGTTTGCGGGCGCGCTTTTTCCTGGTTTTCCACCATGACCATGATCGGGCGTTCCGTTACTTTTTTGTCCGTTCCCAATCCTGTAAGCGGATACAGATACGGATATACCGGTTCCGGAGTTGCTGTAGGCAGCGGCGTCGCTTGCATGGCCAACGTCGGCGCGACTGACGGTGCGACTGTCGGCGACGTTTCCACTGTCGGTTTTTGTCCGCATCCCGCCAAAACGATCATCGTGCCTGCAACGAGCGACAATCCACTGAAAAGCAAACGTTTCCCGCACCTGCTTGTCCCCGATTTCTCCGTCGGCTTCAAATACTCTACCCCCAATTGGAAATTGCCCTGCAATTTGCCCTGCATTCATTCAACCGAATCGCCAGCAGCAAAGACTCAAACTGCCGTAAGCGTATCCGCGGTACATTAACCATGCCTGTTTAACGTCGGCGGCAGCCCCCATCGCGTACAAGAGCGGGATAAAATGCTCATTTCCCTGCGGCGGAACGGCATCCGTCGCGTACGGCGCCCATTTTTCATATTCGAATAAAGCGGGCAAATCCCACTGCTGCAAATGATCGTTCAACCAACTGTCAAACTCCAGCGCCCATTCGTCCGGTGTTTTGCGATTCCAACTGATTTTGCGGAAATTGTGCACGGTGCCGCCGCTGCCGATAATCAGCACATCTTTTTGCCGTAAAGACGAAAGCGCCCGCCCGATCCGGTAATGCTCCTCGGGAACAAGCCGCGGATTGACCGACATCGCGACTACGGGAATATCAGCCTGCGGGTATAAAAGCTTCAGCACGACCCAAGCGCCGTGATCCAGCCCCCGCTCCTTATCGATGCGGCAGGAAACGCCTTCTTTTTCCAACAGCGCGAGCACCTCGGCAGCCGTCTCCATGCTTCCCTTGGCCGGATACTTAATATCGTACAGTTCGTCGGGAAAGCCGCTAAAGTCGTGAATCGTTTCGTATGTATCCGCCCCGCCGATTCGTTGCTCATCCGCAAGCCAATGTGCGGAAAACAGCACGATCGCGCGCGGGCGCGGCAAATGGCGCGGCAATTCCCGCAAAAAATCCGTGTACTCGTTGTTTTGCACGGCCAATAGAGGGGCACCGTGTGCAAGGAAGAATGAAGGCAGCATAGCGTCCACTCCGTTTTAGTCGCGGGAAATGCCTAACAACCGCAGCAAATACAAGAACAGGTTGATAAAATCCAGGTACAGGTTCAACACCGCAAGCGGAATCATCTCATCCGGTATGCCGCCGCGATATTGCGAGACGTCGTAGAGGATAAATCCCGAGAAAATCAATACGCCGCCGGCCGCAAGCAAAAGCCCCAGCGAGCCGCCAAAACCTCCGGTGAACAAACCGACCAGGCTGAAGCCGATCAGGGTAAGCAAACCGATAAACAAAAATCCCCGCAAAAAGCTGAAATCCCGCTTCGAGTAGTAAGCGTATAACGTCAATCCGGCAAAAATGGCCGCGGTCAGCAAAAACGCCGTTTCAATCAGCGCGCTGCCGCCAGCCGCAGCGTAATATTGGATCGCCGGAAAAATGGTAATGCCGCTGATAAAAACAAAGGAAAACACGAACCCGTAGCCGATCGCCCGTTTTCTGCGACGAATAAAGAAAGCGGAAAGCAACATAATAAATTCGACAATGACGAGCGGCAGCACAATCGCCGGCGGTAAAAATTCTGTGCCGATGTAGGTGCCGGCAAACGATATCAATACCGATATCGTGAACATCTTGAGCAATTTGTGAAAGGAAGCGTTATACGGCCTTTCCGCTTCCGTTAAAACTTCTCTTTGGTCAAGGTCCATCACAATCCCCGCTTTCGGCAATATGATTGATCGAA from Bacilli bacterium encodes the following:
- a CDS encoding Bax inhibitor-1 family protein, which produces MDLDQREVLTEAERPYNASFHKLLKMFTISVLISFAGTYIGTEFLPPAIVLPLVIVEFIMLLSAFFIRRRKRAIGYGFVFSFVFISGITIFPAIQYYAAAGGSALIETAFLLTAAIFAGLTLYAYYSKRDFSFLRGFLFIGLLTLIGFSLVGLFTGGFGGSLGLLLAAGGVLIFSGFILYDVSQYRGGIPDEMIPLAVLNLYLDFINLFLYLLRLLGISRD
- a CDS encoding class III extradiol ring-cleavage dioxygenase → MLPSFFLAHGAPLLAVQNNEYTDFLRELPRHLPRPRAIVLFSAHWLADEQRIGGADTYETIHDFSGFPDELYDIKYPAKGSMETAAEVLALLEKEGVSCRIDKERGLDHGAWVVLKLLYPQADIPVVAMSVNPRLVPEEHYRIGRALSSLRQKDVLIIGSGGTVHNFRKISWNRKTPDEWALEFDSWLNDHLQQWDLPALFEYEKWAPYATDAVPPQGNEHFIPLLYAMGAAADVKQAWLMYRGYAYGSLSLCCWRFG
- a CDS encoding DUF3048 domain-containing protein gives rise to the protein MQGKLQGNFQLGVEYLKPTEKSGTSRCGKRLLFSGLSLVAGTMIVLAGCGQKPTVETSPTVAPSVAPTLAMQATPLPTATPEPVYPYLYPLTGLGTDKKVTERPIMVMVENQEKARPQTGLTQADIVYEILAEGDITRFVAVYQSQAPKIIGPVRSIRPYFVEIGDGLDALIVHAGWSQAAMNMLVARKLDHFDEVYGDGAYYWRDSSRKAPHNLYTSIELIKKGAEHKKFRTEWRNPELLFDEEDATPQGEPANEVTVHYIQGYYVTYQYDETTKQYARFMLGEPHTDKESGEQITTKNIMVCFADHKILDDKGRRAVDVNGPGKGYLIEDGKVREIVWKRENGVIRPYIDGREVGLLPGKTWVQVVPIGSKVEFE